TTTTCCGTCAGGAAGCCTACCAGAGGAGCTAAAATCCACTGCGCCCTGCACTCCCCCTCAGTTCTCACTTTGCCCAAACGCCCCTTCCAAACACCCACACTTCCCAAAACTGATTCCCCTGCTCACCCGCCGGCGCCACCGCTCCCGCCGCACTGGAACTTACTACAAAAAGCGGCTGCCCAAGCGCTCGACGCGATGGAGAGCGCGTTGGTCTCACGCGAGCGCCAACACCCTCTTCCCAAAACCGCCGACCCTCGCGTCCAAATTGCCGGAAATTTTGCTCCGGTGCCGGAGCAGCCCGTACGCCATAACCTCCCCGTCACCGGCACTATTCCAGAATGCATTAACGGCGTTTATGTGAGAAACGGCGCCAACCCTTTACACGAGCCACTCGGCGGCCACCACCTCTTTGACGGCGACGGCATGATCCACGCCGTCGCCCTCAACGGCGGAAATTCCGCTAGCTATGCTTGTCGGTTCACCGAGACACAAAGGCTGGTCCAAGAACGTGACTTGGGCCGGCCCGTTTTCCCGAAAGCCATCGGGGAACTCCACGGGCATTTGG
This region of Sesamum indicum cultivar Zhongzhi No. 13 unplaced genomic scaffold, S_indicum_v1.0 C02826, whole genome shotgun sequence genomic DNA includes:
- the LOC105155330 gene encoding 9-cis-epoxycarotenoid dioxygenase NCED3, chloroplastic-like — translated: SVRKPTRGAKIHCALHSPSVLTLPKRPFQTPTLPKTDSPAHPPAPPLPPHWNLLQKAAAQALDAMESALVSRERQHPLPKTADPRVQIAGNFAPVPEQPVRHNLPVTGTIPECINGVYVRNGANPLHEPLGGHHLFDGDGMIHAVALNGGNSASYACRFTETQRLVQERDLGRPVFPKAIGELHGHLGIARLMLFYARGLFGLVDHSHGT